gatgtgggggcactcaccactttggtccatgcgcttgtactcctgagattagactactgtaatgcactctatgtggggctgccgtTGAGACTGACggggaaacttcagatggtgcacaATGTGGCAACCAGACTTCTTACTCGGGTGAAAAGGTAtaaacatatttcccccactctggctgccttgcattggctgcccattcatttccacgttgatttcaaagttcttatgattacatataaagccctgagcTGTTTAGTACCTCAATATCTGACAGATTGCTTTCTCCCACCCAGTtttgccagagtcacttgttctagccaggccgggtggctgaggggcctaatgctgagggaggtctgaaagaacgaggaactgggccttctcagcagtggtgccttgcctttggaacatattgccagtggagatccgcctggctccctccctgggtgttttcaggaacaaacttaaaacctggctatttgggcaggctttccctcctgccgtatcttaatttcttacacttttgccatcttggatttataatatatgcatattggttttattgtttttaaatttgtaaaccgcccagagtagacctttggtcaagatgggtgggatagaaatctaataaataaataaataaataaataaataaataaataaataaataaataaataaacaaacaaacaaacaaacaaacaaacaagataaatATGTGAAAAAAACCTAGTTGGGACTCTGAGGGGAAAAGTGGTAAAAGAAACATTCTATACTTGATTGCAGAGGCAgaagacaacaacaacacaagataggtgggataaaaatgcaaataaatattaaaataaaataaataattataattgaAGACAACAGTAGACAGCACTTCCTTTTGCCAAGGCCAACACTACTTGGGAGAAGCTGCACTAGCTCAGCAGCAAACAACATGATTTGTACACTACAGAGATTCCACAGCGCCTGCACCTAACGTGTGTGAGAAACTCTTGAAAGCCAATCTCGATCAGAataaactggtgtgtgtgtgtataactgtGGCTCTTCTGATAGTACACTAAAACTCCATTATACCTCACCACTTTGCCCAAACCTTTGGCACTAGTTTCTACAGACCAAAAGGAATATGCAGTCTTTGAGGATTTGTTACAAACATGAAAATCTTCAATGCAATCTGTAACATAAACCATAACATAAAATAGATTGCTAAGTCAAATTGTGCACTGGTACaaactgatttacagcaactGGGGAAATAAAGAATTCACAAATCAATACACGTTAGCAAAAgatgggtttctgtgtggaattgtatcagatctgatgtttcttctctgttttttcatGTTGTTCCAactcaaaccaaagaaatgaacatgtgagtaccaaaatatttgcaactgcaacaattttctgagagaagggttgaaCTTTCAGACAGAATTGCAatggtgccaataattttggccatgactgtaggtgACCGTAATTCTGCTAACCAACTCCACGGATTGAGCTGGTATATGTTAAAGCTACAAGTAATgtcaaaatcaaatcaaattttgATTGCTTTGTAGCCCAATCACTTTATATGCAAGAACATAGATTAACGTCATCATAAATAACAGCCATAAGAATTCTGGCACTGAGGTTAAGTGTTTTAACTTCCATCTCTCTGAAGATGTCTTCTTTCCCTGATACAATCTGTATCATGTCAAGAAACATGTAGAGCTTATTTGTTCAGAGTATGTAAATTATATTAGGCACCTTGCAGCTATTCTATGGACTAACACAGATATTATGACTGGACAGCAAATATGCACACTTAAGTGGCACAACAGACAGGTCATAGAATGCTACATTTTTATCATGCCATTTCTGTGCACCTGAGTGAAATATAATCCATCCAATCAAGGAGATCCAACATAATTCAGATGCAAATAAAACTTTATCCCAAGGATGTGAAAGCAATGATAGTTGTTATCCAAGCAGGAAAGATAACCTACCTGTCTGAATTAAGAGATGTACTTTTTGTTTGaagccttcttttttctcttttgtttgcttCTGGAGCAAATCCAGTATGCCGCCCTGGATTAGCAAACTTCAAGGCTTTAGCTGTACGCCCCTGGACAACAGACAATTTTATTTGAACAAGCAATAAAAAGCTTAATGCACAAGTTGCTGCTAATCAAGTTAGGGTGTTGGCAGATTCCAGGTAGATGAAACATACAAAACTAAAGTTAGGTTCTTTAGCTTTATATTCCCATTAGGTGAATTTCATTCAAATGCTGAGCACAAGTATGTGGGTAATATGGTCAAATTTGAGGCTTTCCTGTTCTGTGTCTACATGAAGAAAGTTACCTATTATGAGATGCATCTGATCAAGGGAGACTATTGTAGTGCTCAGTGGAAACAACAAATGATTGCCATATATTGTGGCACAAAACTACAACTCTTTCTCTCCTACACCACTCATCTTTTGGTTATTCTTGTAGGTCACTAATAAACTAAAGAAATAGAAGTAGTGGCTAGAAAAGCCCAAAGAAAGCAAATGTGGTTTCTTGTGGAGCAGATGATAAACTGGACTTGAATATATCCTCAGTATTGTTACTTAAtgggaaaataaataatgaacttCTACTTTGTGAAGTAAACAGGGTTCTTCTTCAGTTTTATCTCCTTTTTCAAAATGAATCTGTAGTATTTTCATACTTAAGACTATGAAAAAGTAACACTGTAAAGCTAGAGAATAGTTTCTGATGTCCATCTTGCACCATAATGCTCTTTATTACCTCAAAGAGATATTCTCCATATCCATCTGATCCTGAAGGACCAAAGAGTGTACCATTCCAGAATGCAAATGATAGATTTTATTCTTGAATACTTCAATTTATGACACATATTCTGCAAGTAGTACACCAGCACAAAAGAGAGTAACTGGGTTAGAACCCTTATCTTGATGtgctatacatttttttaaattgctgtgagCCTTTTACCTATGGGACAATGTGTTCAAGCACTTGCAGTCTGAAGTAGTACAATCATATTATCCACTCAAAAACTTCACACCTTGCTTGTTTGAGTGTGCAGTCTAGGTTTCATGGTTGTCAAAAAACCTACTGTAATCTCACCTTGTCTGTACTGCTGTGAATTTACCCCCTCCTTCCTGCTCTGTGAAAGAATTCCATTGACCATATCTCTTTAATAAGCTCAGACATGCATAGGCTTTCTGTACATGCATACAGCATGTGAATGTCTTCAGTAGACTGAAGTTTTTTAGTTTGGCTGAATCAAGAAACTGCAgctaacagttttttttttaacaaatcagaATATTGATATGGAAAGCTGGTTTAATATTCTGGCTTGTTCCAAACCTGTTAACAATCTCCAgttctggaaaaataaaaaaaatccaactaAATGAAGAGTTCATGGTCTGTTCATTCATTTGTGTAAACAGGTGGTACACACGGGCTTGTGcatatcttgtttttttttttacattaaaccATGACTCTTTGAATGCGATTACAATCATTCTAGTCTCATGTTCACATTGACTTATTTATTCTTTCTTAGGGATGACTACATATATAGCCGATCACATGAGAGTATACAGCTGGGTATGTTACTACTCCATTGACAGGTGCTGAATGCCAGATGACTTCAGATCATATGAAATAtccattttattgtgttttgtgaTGGGTATCCCACATGTACATCATTCTTCATATTTCTCTTAAGACTTAAAGTGATGACACATGTGAGAACTGTAAAACACCTAGTAAACCATTAGTAttgatttgcaaaaaaaaaaaaaagtaaacataaTAGTGGTGTGCTACCTTTTGTGGAGTTGAATCCTTAGGCACATTTACTCAAAAGTCAGCACCACTTTTTTCTATGGTGCCTACCTTCAAGTAAGTATGCACAGGAATGCTGCTTTAGTCCAATATTTATATAGATGAAAAAATAGTCCCATATACATACGTCCGAATCAAGTCTCCGTCGTTGACAGTCTTCAGAATCAACCTCTGTTTTTCCATTTATTATCTGTGTACATTTTGGACAAAGCTTCCAGCCAGGTATAAACTGCCGTCCAAACTTGGCACTTAGAAAAGTTGCATCGTCTATGTCAATTGCATGCAAGTTTTTCCTTGTAATTTTTTTGTGCACATTAAAAGGATCACAACATGACTTTTGCAAGTCTTCATATCTATCAAGGTAAACTTTAGCATGATGGAAGCATATTGTATGGTTGTCTGAAAGAGTTATCCCAGTCCTAAGCTGAACAAGTAAAAGATCAGTTGATGACAATTCTTTCTTAGTCTTGAAGCCAGTTTGAGAGGTAAAGTATGTTTTATGACAATCACTGCTAGCTTGCAGCTGATTTCCAACTGAACACGGATCCATTTTACGTGACCAGTAAAATCTATTTCCTAGTGTACATTGTGTCTTTGTCGTCTTTAGCAGGTGCTACGAGGATTATCCTGGAGAAAGCAGTGAAGGAAGTGAGATTTATACTGCATATCTTTATGTTCAACTAGACTTAaaccaaagccaaccctaacatTAATGCTGAAGAAGTATGATCTCTATGTTGATTATTTTTTCAGGAGGTGCAACTAAATTAtatagagcttttaaaaaaaaacaaacttttgtTTCATCTTATGATTTATATGGAGTCATGTGATGTGAACAGAAGAGAAACTTGGGACTTAATCTTAGATTAATCTTAGTTTGGATGTCAGTTGAAGTTTTAGTTCCTAGACATACCATATTTTGGTAGTTAGATTCTTGTACTTTCTACCAAAATATGGTATGTCTAGGAACTAAAACTTCAACTGACATCCAAACTGTAGCAGCCCAGCAGTTTCCACTGAATTCTAGGCATGGAAGTTCTTAAATGGTACACCAATTGCATCTTAAAACATTTCATAGATTCAAGAAGTGCTAGAGATTGGTAGAAACCAGTATTAGTCTCAAGAAGTTGATATGAAGGAAGTATTAACTTTGGGGCATAATGCTTTAACAAGCAAAGTGGCACAAAGTTCTGATATTCTTTTGAGCTTCAGGATGCTCACTGGTAAGTAAGTCAAACCAAAAATGGTTATTTGTGTGAGAATTAAGAATCCAGAGCTTCCTGTCTAACAAGACAATCATTATTGTTTGACACACAGGATGACAAACTGTTAAGAAGTTCAAATTAATTCGATTGCATTAAAAGTAATATTATatttaagggggaaaaagctGGCAACAAACTTGATGGAAAATCATCGTATCTTTGCAGTTAAAATGTAGAACATTATATTAATTTGAAATTCATACTGGTAGCAGTATTCAACTAAACGTCTTAATGGAAAAATTT
The Pogona vitticeps strain Pit_001003342236 chromosome 1, PviZW2.1, whole genome shotgun sequence genome window above contains:
- the ARL14EP gene encoding ARL14 effector protein produces the protein MDPCSVGNQLQASSDCHKTYFTSQTGFKTKKELSSTDLLLVQLRTGITLSDNHTICFHHAKVYLDRYEDLQKSCCDPFNVHKKITRKNLHAIDIDDATFLSAKFGRQFIPGWKLCPKCTQIINGKTEVDSEDCQRRRLDSDGRTAKALKFANPGRHTGFAPEANKREKRRLQTKSTSLNSDRQLIPAKSKVYDSQGFLLYSGIDLCDCLDEDCLGCFYACPKCGSSKCGPECRCDRKWLYEQIEIEGGEIIHNKQTN